The following are from one region of the Streptomyces decoyicus genome:
- a CDS encoding response regulator transcription factor, giving the protein MIRVLLADDQLLVRAGFKMLLDAQPDIEVVAEAADGQQALAGVREHRPDIVLMDIRMPVVDGLVATRKITEDPRLPDVKVVMLTTFELDEYVFEAIRSGASGFLVKDTEPEELLRAVRAVVAGDALLSPGVTRRLIAEFAARSKEPAAADALSDLTEREREVMALVGIGLSNEEIARRLVVSPLTAKTHVSRTMVKLGARDRAQLVVLAYESGLVRPGWLG; this is encoded by the coding sequence GTGATCCGGGTACTGCTCGCCGACGACCAGCTGCTGGTCCGGGCCGGTTTCAAGATGCTGCTGGACGCCCAGCCGGATATCGAGGTGGTCGCCGAGGCCGCGGACGGGCAGCAGGCGCTGGCCGGGGTCCGCGAACACCGCCCGGACATCGTGCTGATGGACATCCGGATGCCGGTGGTGGACGGCCTGGTCGCCACCCGCAAGATCACCGAGGACCCACGGCTGCCGGACGTCAAGGTCGTCATGCTGACCACCTTCGAACTGGACGAGTACGTCTTCGAGGCGATCCGCTCCGGGGCCTCCGGCTTCCTGGTCAAGGACACCGAACCGGAGGAGTTGCTACGGGCGGTGCGCGCGGTCGTGGCCGGTGACGCCCTGCTCTCGCCCGGTGTCACCCGCCGGCTCATCGCCGAGTTCGCGGCCCGCTCCAAGGAACCGGCCGCGGCGGACGCCCTGTCCGACCTGACCGAACGGGAGCGTGAGGTGATGGCGCTGGTCGGCATCGGCCTGTCCAACGAGGAGATCGCCCGCCGTCTGGTCGTCAGCCCGCTCACCGCCAAGACCCATGTGAGCCGCACGATGGTCAAACTGGGTGCCCGCGACCGCGCCCAACTGGTCGTGCTCGCCTACGAGTCGGGGTTGGTACGGCCCGGCTGGCTGGGCTGA
- a CDS encoding DUF6332 family protein, translating to MSGTRTQAERDAVTVEIMFALVSGAFVGGLGFGALSSATLWAGLPDTWSGPWLAVSGIVGGVLCGVRVVRVLRRMPRRPAAGPSVQDVVWIQPSQPGRTNPDS from the coding sequence ATGTCAGGCACCCGTACCCAGGCCGAGCGTGACGCCGTTACCGTCGAGATCATGTTCGCGCTGGTCAGCGGCGCATTCGTGGGCGGCCTCGGTTTCGGGGCGCTGAGCAGCGCGACCCTGTGGGCCGGGCTGCCGGACACGTGGAGCGGGCCATGGCTCGCGGTGAGCGGCATCGTGGGCGGCGTGCTGTGCGGTGTCCGGGTGGTGCGGGTGCTGCGACGCATGCCCCGCCGGCCGGCTGCCGGCCCGTCCGTCCAGGACGTCGTCTGGATTCAGCCCAGCCAGCCGGGCCGTACCAACCCCGACTCGTAG
- a CDS encoding class A beta-lactamase-related serine hydrolase, which produces MRWASTFTAAAIGAGAVAGTVAAATPSVAAPQRAQAVTSTVQCTSQDQALAKKLSSDISKALAGRKSMASLSFYDRPTGTTCTSDAAKKYDSASVVKTIILGALLYQKGGTLTEAEDALARKMITESDNASATELWKQLSDPKDPAKPNPVRIQEFLDKAGMGNTVLDKEGSWGLTQVTAGDQEKLLRIFSGDDDSVLGSKARSYALDLMNHVQSTQRWGATAGAPLDSVVHVKNGWLQRSQNPDVEAFDRGDWKVNSMAALTENGYDSGLVVLTENNRVPEGHPANEGWDYGIETIETISRTIYRDVYPEAEGYVPSRPALPAAKPPAAG; this is translated from the coding sequence ATGAGATGGGCTTCCACCTTCACCGCGGCGGCCATAGGGGCGGGAGCAGTTGCCGGAACCGTCGCAGCGGCCACACCTTCCGTCGCGGCACCGCAGAGAGCGCAGGCCGTCACCTCGACGGTGCAATGCACATCCCAGGATCAAGCGCTGGCCAAGAAGCTGTCGAGCGATATATCCAAGGCGCTGGCAGGCCGGAAGAGCATGGCCTCGCTCTCCTTCTACGACCGGCCCACCGGAACCACGTGCACGTCCGACGCCGCCAAGAAGTACGACTCGGCCAGCGTGGTGAAGACGATAATTCTCGGGGCCTTGCTGTATCAGAAGGGCGGCACCCTCACCGAGGCGGAAGACGCTCTCGCGCGTAAAATGATCACCGAATCCGACAATGCATCCGCGACCGAACTGTGGAAGCAGCTGTCCGATCCGAAGGATCCCGCGAAGCCCAACCCTGTCCGGATCCAGGAATTTCTTGACAAGGCCGGAATGGGCAACACCGTCCTCGACAAGGAAGGGTCCTGGGGTCTCACCCAGGTCACCGCGGGCGACCAGGAAAAGCTGCTGCGCATCTTCTCGGGTGACGACGACTCGGTCCTGGGGAGCAAGGCTCGTTCCTACGCACTCGACCTCATGAATCACGTGCAGAGCACCCAGCGATGGGGGGCCACGGCCGGCGCTCCGCTCGACTCCGTGGTCCATGTGAAGAACGGCTGGCTGCAGCGTAGCCAGAACCCTGACGTCGAAGCCTTCGACAGAGGGGACTGGAAGGTGAACAGCATGGCGGCCCTCACGGAGAACGGCTACGACTCCGGTCTGGTCGTACTCACCGAAAACAACAGAGTTCCCGAAGGGCACCCCGCAAACGAAGGGTGGGATTACGGGATAGAAACGATAGAGACCATTTCTCGAACCATTTACCGGGACGTTTACCCCGAAGCTGAAGGCTACGTTCCCAGCAGGCCGGCTCTTCCGGCCGCCAAGCCCCCTGCGGCAGGGTAG
- a CDS encoding phosphotriesterase family protein, giving the protein MSPSPTGGPAAPAIRTVLGDISPADLGICDAHDHLFLRSPQLPGQELDDAGAAAAELSAFRAVGGAAVIQWTPYGMGRGAAELPRLARESGVRIVAATGLHQAAHYTPEVLERVRADLAGLFVSELTEGIGDTGIRAGMIKVAGGFHGLDRHARHTMAAAAEAQRATGAVIGVHLELGTGALDVLDLLCGEWGVPPDRVILGHLNRSPDLVVHRKAAEAGAYLAFDGPSRAHHATDWRLPEALTALAGAGHGERILLGGDTTTAGARSVNGGPGMPYLLRRHRERLELALGADLVTRFLTANPARAFAADWPRTPYTDRGPGRAATA; this is encoded by the coding sequence GTGAGCCCGTCTCCCACGGGCGGGCCCGCGGCCCCCGCCATCCGTACGGTGCTCGGCGACATCTCCCCCGCCGACCTCGGCATCTGCGATGCGCACGACCATCTCTTCCTGCGCAGCCCCCAGTTGCCGGGTCAGGAGCTGGACGACGCCGGGGCCGCGGCCGCCGAGCTGAGCGCCTTTCGCGCGGTGGGCGGCGCGGCGGTGATCCAGTGGACGCCGTACGGCATGGGCCGGGGCGCCGCCGAACTCCCGCGGCTGGCACGGGAGTCGGGGGTGCGGATCGTGGCCGCCACCGGGCTGCACCAGGCGGCCCACTACACCCCTGAGGTGCTGGAGCGGGTCCGCGCGGATCTGGCCGGGTTGTTCGTCTCCGAGCTGACCGAAGGGATCGGCGACACCGGCATCCGCGCCGGGATGATCAAGGTTGCCGGCGGCTTCCACGGTCTGGACCGGCACGCCCGGCACACCATGGCCGCGGCTGCCGAGGCCCAGCGGGCGACCGGTGCCGTCATCGGGGTCCATCTGGAGCTGGGTACCGGGGCGCTGGACGTGCTCGATCTGCTCTGCGGCGAGTGGGGCGTCCCGCCGGACCGGGTGATCCTCGGTCATCTCAACCGCTCGCCGGACCTCGTGGTGCACCGGAAGGCCGCCGAAGCCGGCGCGTATCTCGCCTTCGACGGCCCCTCGCGGGCCCATCATGCGACCGACTGGCGGCTGCCCGAGGCGCTGACCGCGCTCGCCGGCGCGGGCCACGGCGAGCGGATCCTGCTGGGCGGCGACACCACGACGGCCGGCGCCAGGTCGGTCAACGGCGGCCCCGGCATGCCCTATCTGCTGCGCCGCCACCGGGAGCGCCTCGAACTCGCCCTGGGAGCCGACCTGGTGACCCGGTTCCTGACGGCGAATCCGGCGCGCGCCTTCGCCGCCGACTGGCCGCGGACCCCGTACACAGACCGAGGACCGGGGCGGGCAGCTACAGCGTGA
- a CDS encoding ROK family protein, which translates to MTQTRTTRLERGRGALGPALELVHTGRAPTRAVLTSELGVTRATAGAVAAELEALGLITVDSRPTASAGSQGRPSHRLSVAERGPVVLAAQIHADGFRVALVGLGGRIVATSTGCGTIPADPAHVLTDAVEAGAQLLRETGRRCLGAGLAVPSAVAEPDGEALNPLHLAWPSGAPVRALFLRSLADAGIPGVTEKIGFTGNDVNLMALAEHRHGAGRGARDLLCVASGHRGVGGALVLDGRLHSGSSGLALEVGHLTVKPEGAPCHCGSRGCLDVEADPLAFLTAAGREPGPEVSLLQQSADLLRDEYADPAIRAAADLLIDRLGLGLAGLVNILNPDRIVLGGLHRALLEADPERLRAVVADRSLWGRSGGVPILPCSLDHNSLVGAAELAWQPVLDDPLVVLDR; encoded by the coding sequence GTGACCCAGACTCGGACAACCAGGCTGGAGCGGGGCCGTGGCGCCCTCGGACCCGCACTGGAGCTCGTACACACCGGACGCGCGCCCACCCGTGCCGTCCTGACCTCCGAACTCGGCGTGACCCGCGCGACCGCGGGGGCGGTGGCCGCCGAGCTCGAAGCACTCGGCCTGATCACCGTCGACTCCCGGCCGACCGCCTCGGCCGGCTCCCAGGGGCGGCCCTCCCACCGGCTGTCCGTCGCCGAGCGCGGACCGGTCGTGCTCGCCGCGCAGATCCACGCCGACGGGTTCCGTGTCGCGCTGGTCGGCCTCGGGGGCCGCATCGTGGCGACCTCGACCGGCTGTGGCACCATCCCCGCCGACCCGGCGCACGTCCTCACCGATGCCGTCGAGGCCGGCGCGCAACTGCTGCGCGAGACCGGACGGCGCTGCCTCGGCGCCGGCCTCGCAGTGCCCTCCGCGGTCGCCGAACCGGACGGCGAGGCCCTCAACCCGCTCCACCTCGCCTGGCCTTCGGGCGCTCCCGTACGCGCACTCTTCCTGCGCTCGCTGGCCGACGCCGGCATCCCGGGAGTCACAGAGAAGATCGGCTTCACCGGCAACGACGTGAACCTCATGGCGCTCGCCGAACACCGCCACGGCGCCGGCCGGGGCGCCCGCGATCTGCTCTGTGTGGCGTCCGGCCACCGGGGTGTCGGCGGGGCGCTGGTGCTCGACGGCCGTCTGCACAGCGGCAGTTCGGGCCTGGCGCTGGAGGTCGGCCATCTGACGGTCAAGCCCGAGGGGGCGCCCTGCCACTGCGGCAGCCGCGGCTGCCTGGACGTCGAGGCCGACCCGCTCGCCTTCCTCACCGCCGCGGGCCGCGAACCGGGCCCCGAGGTCTCCCTGCTCCAGCAGTCCGCCGATCTGCTGCGCGACGAGTACGCCGATCCGGCCATCCGCGCCGCTGCCGATCTCCTCATCGACCGCCTCGGGCTCGGCCTCGCCGGTCTCGTCAACATCCTCAATCCCGACCGCATCGTCCTCGGCGGACTGCACCGCGCCCTCCTGGAGGCCGATCCGGAGCGGCTGCGTGCGGTGGTCGCCGACCGCAGCCTGTGGGGCCGCAGCGGCGGGGTGCCGATCCTTCCGTGCAGCCTCGACCACAACAGCCTGGTCGGCGCGGCGGAGCTGGCCTGGCAGCCGGTGCTGGACGATCCGTTGGTCGTCCTCGACCGGTAA
- a CDS encoding sensor histidine kinase yields MDNARPPWARRCLGPVWERWLSASPEEPRGWPGTRLPWLSTLAAVVIVTAGSGFAGHKQPDRVPVDSVARALLIAGTALLLFRHRYPRAVALGTAAATAVYLAAGYPFGPVFLTLALGAFGAIVAGHRTVAWCALGGVWISHVLVAHWLYPWLPPAHDGPAPWEQEFFVTAWAVAVVALSELVRVRREQLAKARAERAAATRRRADEERLRIARELHDVLAHSISVINVQAGVGLALLDSDPEQARTALTTIKDASKEALGEVRQVLDTLRAPGNAPRSPAPGLDRLPELTEQARSAGLAVEVTTEGTRAALPPGTDLAAFRIVQEALTNIVRHSGSRTARVLLRHAPGALEIRVDDDGPATSVTDGPAGGGNGLAGMRERAAALGGGVEAGPRPDGGFRVRARIPLAGAQERAPDADAVTPTATEEES; encoded by the coding sequence ATGGACAACGCACGGCCGCCGTGGGCGCGGCGCTGCCTCGGCCCGGTGTGGGAGCGGTGGCTGTCGGCCTCGCCGGAGGAACCGCGGGGGTGGCCCGGCACCCGGCTGCCCTGGCTCTCGACGCTCGCCGCGGTGGTGATCGTCACGGCCGGGTCGGGCTTCGCCGGCCACAAGCAGCCGGACCGCGTCCCGGTGGACTCCGTCGCCCGCGCGCTGCTGATCGCCGGCACGGCCCTGCTGCTCTTCCGGCACCGCTACCCGCGCGCCGTCGCCCTCGGCACCGCCGCGGCCACCGCCGTCTACCTGGCGGCGGGCTACCCGTTCGGACCGGTCTTCCTCACCCTGGCCCTCGGCGCCTTCGGGGCGATCGTCGCCGGGCACCGCACGGTCGCCTGGTGCGCGCTGGGCGGTGTGTGGATCTCCCATGTCCTGGTCGCCCACTGGCTCTACCCCTGGCTGCCGCCCGCGCACGACGGGCCCGCCCCCTGGGAGCAGGAGTTCTTCGTCACCGCCTGGGCGGTGGCCGTGGTGGCCCTCTCCGAGCTGGTACGGGTGCGCCGCGAGCAGCTGGCGAAGGCACGGGCCGAGCGGGCCGCCGCGACACGCCGCCGGGCGGACGAGGAACGGCTGCGGATCGCCCGCGAGCTGCACGACGTCCTCGCCCACAGCATCTCCGTCATCAACGTCCAGGCGGGCGTGGGCCTGGCGCTGCTCGACAGCGACCCGGAGCAGGCCCGGACCGCGCTGACCACCATCAAGGACGCGAGCAAGGAAGCGCTCGGAGAGGTCCGTCAGGTCCTTGACACCCTGCGCGCCCCCGGCAACGCCCCGCGCTCCCCGGCTCCCGGGCTGGACCGGCTGCCCGAACTCACCGAGCAGGCAAGGAGCGCCGGCCTCGCCGTGGAGGTCACCACCGAGGGCACCCGGGCCGCCCTGCCGCCCGGCACCGACCTCGCCGCCTTCCGCATCGTCCAGGAAGCGCTCACCAACATCGTCCGGCACTCCGGCTCGCGCACCGCCCGGGTGCTGCTCCGCCACGCCCCCGGGGCGCTGGAGATCCGGGTCGACGACGACGGCCCGGCGACCTCCGTCACGGACGGGCCGGCGGGCGGCGGCAACGGCCTGGCCGGGATGCGGGAGCGGGCCGCCGCACTGGGCGGCGGCGTGGAGGCGGGTCCGCGCCCGGACGGCGGCTTCCGGGTCCGGGCCCGTATCCCGCTGGCCGGGGCGCAGGAGCGGGCCCCGGATGCGGATGCGGTGACCCCGACCGCCACCGAGGAGGAGTCGTGA
- a CDS encoding TetR/AcrR family transcriptional regulator, protein MSTQERLGRQEPPGADHTRGTRDRLVRSTQELLWERGYVGTSPKAILERAGVGQGSMYHHFAGKSALALAAIRRTAEDMKAGAEECLSAPGTAYERVAGYLLRERQVLRGCPVGRMTQDRDVVRSPELRQPLDEMFGWLQGRITEVLDEGRRRGEMAAELDPAAAAATVAAVVQGGYVLARAADDTAPFDAAVRGVLSLLAAQVTPPTGTTG, encoded by the coding sequence ATGAGCACTCAGGAACGGCTCGGCAGGCAGGAACCACCCGGCGCCGACCACACACGCGGCACACGGGACCGCCTGGTGCGGAGCACCCAGGAGCTTCTGTGGGAGCGCGGATACGTCGGCACCAGCCCCAAGGCGATCCTGGAGCGTGCGGGCGTCGGCCAGGGCAGCATGTACCACCATTTCGCCGGCAAGTCCGCGCTCGCGCTGGCGGCGATCCGGCGCACCGCCGAGGACATGAAGGCGGGCGCCGAAGAGTGCCTGAGCGCCCCCGGTACGGCGTACGAGCGGGTCGCGGGCTATCTGCTGCGCGAGCGGCAGGTGCTGCGCGGCTGTCCGGTCGGCCGGATGACGCAGGACCGCGACGTGGTGCGCAGCCCCGAGCTGCGGCAGCCGCTGGACGAGATGTTCGGCTGGCTCCAGGGGCGGATCACCGAGGTCCTGGACGAAGGGCGGCGCCGCGGCGAAATGGCCGCCGAGCTGGATCCGGCGGCCGCCGCGGCGACCGTCGCGGCCGTCGTCCAGGGCGGGTACGTGCTGGCCCGCGCGGCCGATGACACCGCCCCCTTCGACGCGGCCGTACGCGGCGTGCTGTCCCTGCTCGCCGCGCAGGTCACGCCCCCTACGGGCACCACCGGCTGA
- a CDS encoding geranylgeranyl reductase family protein: protein MSSERAAEDNQQVWDVVVVGAGPGGASAAHAAACTGRRVLLLEKAQLPRYKTCGGGIIGPSRDSLPPGFDLPLRDRIHAVTFSLNGRLTRTRRSKNMLFGLINRPDFDARLVESAKDAGATVRTGVTVSRVEQHGAEVPDRRTVAVVLGDGEVVLARAVVGADGSAGRIGAHVGVKLDQVDLGLEAEIPVPAPVAEDWAGRVLIDWGPIPGSYGWVFPKGDTLTVGVISARGEGAATKRYLDDFIGRLGLAGFEPSISSGHLTRCRADDSPLSRGRVLVCGDAAGLLEPWTREGISFALRSGRLAGEWAVRVAEAHDAVDARRQALNYAFAIKAGLGVEMGVGRQMLKVFSRRPGLMHAAVTGFRPAWHAFAKITRGTTTLAEIVRTHGMARRALEAMDRG from the coding sequence GTGAGCAGCGAGCGGGCAGCCGAGGACAACCAGCAGGTGTGGGACGTCGTGGTGGTGGGCGCCGGGCCCGGGGGCGCCTCGGCCGCGCATGCCGCGGCCTGTACAGGGCGCCGGGTGCTGCTCCTGGAGAAGGCGCAACTCCCGCGCTACAAGACCTGTGGCGGCGGCATCATCGGCCCCTCACGGGATTCGCTGCCGCCCGGCTTCGACCTCCCGCTGCGCGACCGGATCCATGCGGTGACGTTCTCGCTGAACGGCAGGCTGACCCGCACCCGCCGCTCCAAGAACATGCTGTTCGGGCTGATCAACCGGCCCGACTTCGACGCCCGGCTGGTCGAGTCGGCCAAGGACGCGGGCGCGACGGTCCGTACGGGCGTCACGGTCTCGCGGGTGGAGCAGCACGGCGCCGAGGTGCCCGACCGGCGGACCGTCGCGGTGGTGCTGGGCGACGGTGAGGTGGTGCTGGCGCGCGCCGTGGTCGGCGCGGACGGCAGCGCGGGCCGGATAGGAGCCCATGTCGGGGTCAAGCTCGACCAGGTCGACCTGGGCCTGGAGGCGGAGATTCCGGTACCGGCGCCGGTCGCCGAGGACTGGGCGGGCCGGGTGCTCATCGACTGGGGCCCGATCCCCGGCAGCTACGGCTGGGTCTTCCCCAAGGGCGACACCCTCACCGTCGGCGTCATCTCCGCGCGTGGTGAGGGCGCGGCGACCAAGCGCTATCTGGACGACTTCATCGGCCGGCTGGGCCTGGCCGGCTTCGAGCCGAGCATCTCGTCCGGGCATCTGACGCGCTGCCGCGCCGATGACTCCCCGCTGTCCCGCGGCCGGGTGCTGGTGTGCGGCGACGCGGCCGGGCTGCTGGAGCCGTGGACGCGGGAGGGCATCTCCTTCGCGCTGCGGTCCGGGCGGCTCGCGGGGGAGTGGGCGGTACGGGTCGCCGAGGCCCATGACGCGGTGGACGCCCGCCGCCAGGCCCTCAATTACGCCTTCGCCATCAAGGCGGGCCTCGGCGTGGAGATGGGCGTGGGGCGCCAGATGCTCAAGGTCTTCTCCCGCCGCCCCGGCCTGATGCACGCCGCGGTCACCGGCTTCCGCCCCGCCTGGCACGCCTTTGCGAAGATCACCCGCGGGACGACGACGCTGGCCGAGATCGTCCGCACCCATGGGATGGCGCGACGGGCGCTGGAGGCGATGGACCGGGGCTGA
- a CDS encoding maleylpyruvate isomerase family mycothiol-dependent enzyme, protein MEITEFVETLRLDGSLLADAAEEAGPDARIPACPEWQMRDLVTHIGRVHRWATEFVTQGVQQPSRPPEAPAPADDELVAWLREGHHHLVLALHSAPQDLSAWTFLPAPSPLAFWARRQAHETSVHRVDAQQALGASLTPLPSAFAADGIDELLTGFHSRDRSRIRTDVPRTLRLRATNAPGADWTVSLSDAPPQTVRHHDAGGPEDGKPADCTIEGPAEELYLALWNRLPWDAMTVTGDETLPQLWRERAGV, encoded by the coding sequence ATGGAGATCACTGAGTTCGTCGAAACGCTGCGACTGGACGGCAGCCTGCTCGCCGACGCCGCCGAGGAGGCGGGCCCGGACGCCCGTATTCCGGCCTGTCCCGAGTGGCAGATGCGGGATCTGGTCACGCACATCGGCCGGGTCCACCGCTGGGCGACGGAGTTCGTGACACAGGGCGTGCAGCAGCCCAGCCGTCCCCCCGAGGCCCCGGCCCCGGCCGACGACGAACTCGTGGCCTGGCTGCGCGAAGGCCATCACCACCTCGTCCTGGCGCTGCATTCCGCCCCGCAGGACCTGTCCGCCTGGACGTTCCTGCCCGCCCCGTCCCCGCTGGCGTTCTGGGCCCGCCGCCAGGCGCACGAAACGTCGGTGCACCGCGTGGACGCCCAGCAGGCACTCGGCGCCTCCCTCACCCCCCTCCCGTCCGCCTTCGCCGCCGACGGGATCGATGAACTCCTGACCGGCTTTCACTCCCGCGACCGCAGCCGGATCCGTACGGACGTCCCCCGGACGCTGCGGCTGCGTGCGACGAACGCGCCCGGCGCCGACTGGACCGTGTCGCTCTCCGACGCCCCGCCGCAGACGGTGCGTCATCACGACGCCGGCGGACCGGAGGACGGTAAGCCCGCGGACTGCACGATCGAGGGCCCGGCCGAGGAGCTGTACCTCGCGCTGTGGAACCGTCTGCCGTGGGACGCGATGACGGTCACCGGCGATGAGACGCTGCCCCAGCTGTGGCGGGAGCGCGCCGGCGTCTGA
- a CDS encoding PPOX class F420-dependent oxidoreductase — MIPEAVARSPYVSLVTYRRNGTPVATPVWAVADGAELLVWTRDDSWKVKRLRHDGRVTVTPCDVRGRTAEGAQAVEGTGRLLEGTAGLGRVRKAMARKYGLRFRLMDGVGALVRGGKRPHVGISVTL; from the coding sequence ATGATTCCCGAAGCCGTCGCACGCAGCCCGTACGTCAGCCTGGTCACGTACCGCAGGAACGGCACCCCGGTGGCCACCCCCGTATGGGCGGTGGCCGACGGGGCGGAACTTCTGGTGTGGACGCGGGACGACAGCTGGAAGGTGAAGCGGCTGCGCCACGACGGGCGGGTGACCGTCACGCCGTGCGATGTCCGTGGCCGCACCGCCGAGGGCGCCCAGGCTGTCGAGGGCACCGGCCGGCTCCTGGAAGGCACCGCCGGACTGGGGCGGGTGCGCAAGGCGATGGCGCGCAAATACGGGCTGCGGTTCCGGCTGATGGACGGTGTCGGCGCGCTGGTGCGCGGGGGCAAGCGGCCGCATGTGGGGATCTCCGTCACGCTGTAG
- a CDS encoding MFS transporter: protein MALTRDRRVPAPTGPHLVRLRIALTAFFAMDGFLFAGWVVRIPAIKAQTGAGAGALGLALLGVSAGAVAFMVITGRLCRRFGSAAVTTASAAAMALSIVLPPLTHSATALGLVLLVFGAAYGSLNVAMNSAAVDLISTLRRPVMPSFHAAFSLGGMLGAGLGGLIAGSLSPTVHLLLLAAIGLLVTAVAGRALRTHRAPAVPEQLPATEETRPRGAGRGRRLVLVFGLIALCTAYGEGAMADWGALHLSQDLAAGPGTAAAGYAVFALAMTIGRLTGTAVVQRFGAARALIAGGMTATAGMLLGALAPTAWTACAGFAVAGLGLANIFPIAIARAGETGGPDGVAMASTVGYGGMLLGPPAIGFLAEAVGLPVALTTLALLAAVAAGIAYATRGAHHTGHP from the coding sequence ATGGCCCTGACGAGGGACCGGCGGGTCCCGGCCCCCACCGGTCCACACCTCGTCCGCCTCCGTATCGCCCTCACCGCATTCTTCGCCATGGACGGCTTCCTCTTCGCCGGGTGGGTCGTCCGCATCCCCGCGATCAAGGCGCAGACCGGTGCCGGCGCGGGCGCGCTCGGGCTTGCTCTGCTCGGCGTGTCGGCCGGCGCGGTCGCCTTCATGGTGATCACCGGACGGTTGTGCCGGCGGTTCGGCAGCGCGGCCGTGACGACCGCCTCCGCGGCCGCCATGGCACTGAGCATCGTGCTGCCGCCGCTGACCCACTCGGCGACCGCGCTGGGACTGGTCCTGCTGGTCTTCGGCGCCGCATACGGCTCGCTCAACGTCGCGATGAACAGCGCCGCCGTCGACCTCATCAGCACGCTGCGACGCCCCGTGATGCCGTCCTTCCACGCCGCCTTCAGCCTCGGCGGCATGCTCGGCGCGGGGCTCGGCGGACTGATCGCCGGCAGCCTGTCCCCCACCGTCCACCTGCTGCTGCTCGCCGCGATCGGCCTGCTGGTGACGGCCGTTGCGGGGCGCGCGCTGCGCACCCACCGGGCCCCGGCCGTCCCCGAGCAACTGCCGGCGACGGAGGAGACCCGGCCGCGGGGCGCGGGCCGTGGGCGGCGCCTGGTGCTGGTCTTCGGGCTGATCGCGCTGTGCACCGCCTACGGCGAGGGGGCCATGGCCGACTGGGGCGCGCTGCACCTCTCCCAGGACCTGGCCGCCGGACCCGGTACGGCCGCCGCCGGATATGCGGTGTTCGCGCTGGCGATGACCATCGGGCGGCTGACCGGGACCGCGGTCGTGCAGCGCTTCGGCGCGGCGCGGGCGCTGATCGCGGGCGGGATGACGGCGACCGCCGGCATGCTGCTCGGCGCGCTGGCCCCCACGGCCTGGACTGCCTGCGCCGGCTTCGCCGTAGCAGGCCTGGGGCTCGCCAACATCTTCCCCATCGCCATCGCGCGGGCCGGCGAGACCGGCGGCCCGGACGGGGTCGCCATGGCCTCCACCGTCGGCTACGGCGGCATGCTGCTCGGACCGCCCGCCATCGGTTTCCTCGCCGAGGCGGTCGGCCTGCCCGTCGCGCTGACCACCCTCGCCCTGCTGGCCGCCGTCGCGGCGGGCATCGCCTACGCCACCCGCGGGGCACACCACACCGGGCACCCCTAA
- a CDS encoding DUF4865 family protein has product MHAMQYAITLPADYDMQIIRHRVKSRGHLLDDFAGLGLKAYGIRERGVDGSPVNQYAPFYLWSDPQAMNRFLLGDGFRGVVRDFGRPVVQHWKGLFHRPGPAAGALPRTFTRRTETLAEDADPATVLAHAVAGHEELAATDGVHTTALGFDPRLWELVHFTLWAHAAPESAGARYQVLHLSAPGTDGLGTGRQW; this is encoded by the coding sequence ATGCACGCCATGCAGTACGCGATCACTTTGCCCGCCGACTACGACATGCAGATCATCCGGCACCGGGTGAAGTCCAGAGGCCACCTCCTGGACGACTTCGCCGGGCTCGGCCTCAAGGCGTACGGAATCCGGGAGCGCGGGGTCGACGGCTCACCGGTCAACCAGTACGCCCCGTTCTACCTCTGGTCCGATCCGCAGGCCATGAACCGTTTCCTCCTCGGTGACGGATTCCGCGGTGTGGTCCGCGACTTCGGCCGGCCGGTCGTCCAGCACTGGAAGGGGCTGTTCCACCGGCCGGGGCCGGCGGCCGGCGCCCTCCCCCGCACGTTCACCCGGCGGACCGAAACCCTCGCCGAGGACGCCGATCCGGCCACCGTGCTCGCGCATGCGGTCGCCGGCCACGAGGAGTTGGCCGCGACAGACGGGGTGCACACCACCGCGCTGGGCTTCGATCCACGACTGTGGGAACTCGTCCACTTCACCCTCTGGGCGCACGCCGCCCCCGAGTCCGCGGGCGCCCGCTACCAGGTGCTGCATCTGTCCGCCCCCGGCACCGACGGGCTGGGCACGGGACGGCAGTGGTGA